The Carassius auratus strain Wakin chromosome 27, ASM336829v1, whole genome shotgun sequence genome includes a region encoding these proteins:
- the otulinb gene encoding ubiquitin thioesterase otulin isoform X1 has protein sequence MNKTAKSTCDSDRQSKKVKTSHGSTQGTQGQKADVKGCAAGKDACSPGPERSSESSHTMQKRSQKEAKSTRSDSPSSQQHLMKTSPAEDEKGFYFFQKCKHWNEPHSLGDADLYRDEDEIQKELQDKQQTESVAAGEAQSSVSAAEDLQTYSQREWKGNTTKSLLIRKGYETIASEFKLRRVRGDNYCALRATLFQVLSQSKQLPAWLRDSDIREWPKETQSDQDFIKEWKFPFETSKSKVRHLEQCLERLKQRWEESVQCRSLEQRERLCQEVFRVHDEEYELLEALKFLMLRTAIHLHSDMEKGSDVPEFCWLLFARDSSRCPKTFFTNHLRHVGFSGGLEQVEMCLLGYSLQQTMQVVRLYKCETEEFIIYYPNDHKKDWPTLCLLTEDDRHYNVLVSQNSSKFDEYGRPKWNLPSDGQPSKTTRL, from the exons ATGAACAAAACAGCAAAATCTACTTGTGATTCTGACCGACAGAGTAAAAAAGTCAAAACGAGTCATGG ATCGACCCAGGGCACTCAAGGTCAGAAAGCAGATGTGAAGGGCTGTGCAGCTGGAAAAGATGCTTGTTCTCCTGGACCTGAGAGAAGCTCGGAGTCTTCCCACACTATGCAAAAACGTTCTCAAAAGGAGGCCAAATCTACTCGTAGTGACAGTCCTTCATCCCAGCAGCATCTGATGAAGACGTCGCCTGCTGAAGATGAAAAAGG gttttatttttttcagaaatgcaaacactgGAATGAGCCTCACAGCCTTGG TGATGCGGACCTGTACAGAGACGAAGACGAAATTCAAAAAGAGCTGCAAGACAAGCAGCAGACAGAGTCAG TGGCTGCTGGTGAGGCCCAGAGCAGCGTGTCAGCTGCAGAGGATCTTCAGACCTACAGTCAGAGAGAATGGAAAGGCAACACCACAAAAAGTCTGCTAATTCGAAAG GGATATGAAACAATAGCCAGTGAGTTCAAGCTGCGCAGAGTAAGAGGTGATAACTATTGTGCGTTAAGAGCAACGCTCTTCCAGGTGCTCAGCCAGTCAAAACAGCTTCCTGCCTGGCTGCGTGACTCTGACATTCGCGAG TGGCCAAAAGAAACTCAGTCTGATCAGGATTTTATTAAGGAGTGGAAGTTTCCATTTGAAACTAGTAAGAGCAAAGTGCGGCATCTTGAACAATGTCTGGAGCGACTGAAGCAAAGg TGGGAAGAGAGTGTCCAGTGCAGAAGTCTTGAGCAGAGGGAGCGTTTGTGCCAGGAGGTGTTCAGAGTTCATGATGAGGAGTATGAGCTTCTGGAAGCGCTCAAGTTCTTGATGCTGAGGACTGCCATTCATTTGCACTCCGATATGGAGAAGGGCTCTGATGTACCCGAGTTCTGCTGGCTCCTCTTTGCTCGTGACTCATCCAGATGCCCTAAGACGTTCTTCACCAATCACCTCAGACACGTAGGCTTCAGTGGTGGGCTGGAACAG GTGGAGATGTGCCTCCTGGGTTATTCCCTTCAGCAGACGATGCAGGTTGTTCGGCTGTACAAGTGTGAAACTGAAGAGTTTATTATATACTACCCAAACGACCACAAGAAGGACTGGCCTACTTTATGCTTGCTTACAGAAGATGACAGACACTACAATGTACTCGTCTCCCAAAATTCCTCCAAATTTGATGAATATGGTAGGCCAAAGTGGAATCTACCTTCAGATGGACAACCGAGCAAAACAACACGTCTTTAA
- the otulinb gene encoding ubiquitin thioesterase otulin isoform X2 → MNKTAKSTCDSDRQSKKVKTSHGSTQGTQGQKADVKGCAAGKDACSPGPERSSESSHTMQKRSQKEAKSTRSDSPSSQQHLMKTSPAEDEKGDADLYRDEDEIQKELQDKQQTESVAAGEAQSSVSAAEDLQTYSQREWKGNTTKSLLIRKGYETIASEFKLRRVRGDNYCALRATLFQVLSQSKQLPAWLRDSDIREWPKETQSDQDFIKEWKFPFETSKSKVRHLEQCLERLKQRWEESVQCRSLEQRERLCQEVFRVHDEEYELLEALKFLMLRTAIHLHSDMEKGSDVPEFCWLLFARDSSRCPKTFFTNHLRHVGFSGGLEQVEMCLLGYSLQQTMQVVRLYKCETEEFIIYYPNDHKKDWPTLCLLTEDDRHYNVLVSQNSSKFDEYGRPKWNLPSDGQPSKTTRL, encoded by the exons ATGAACAAAACAGCAAAATCTACTTGTGATTCTGACCGACAGAGTAAAAAAGTCAAAACGAGTCATGG ATCGACCCAGGGCACTCAAGGTCAGAAAGCAGATGTGAAGGGCTGTGCAGCTGGAAAAGATGCTTGTTCTCCTGGACCTGAGAGAAGCTCGGAGTCTTCCCACACTATGCAAAAACGTTCTCAAAAGGAGGCCAAATCTACTCGTAGTGACAGTCCTTCATCCCAGCAGCATCTGATGAAGACGTCGCCTGCTGAAGATGAAAAAGG TGATGCGGACCTGTACAGAGACGAAGACGAAATTCAAAAAGAGCTGCAAGACAAGCAGCAGACAGAGTCAG TGGCTGCTGGTGAGGCCCAGAGCAGCGTGTCAGCTGCAGAGGATCTTCAGACCTACAGTCAGAGAGAATGGAAAGGCAACACCACAAAAAGTCTGCTAATTCGAAAG GGATATGAAACAATAGCCAGTGAGTTCAAGCTGCGCAGAGTAAGAGGTGATAACTATTGTGCGTTAAGAGCAACGCTCTTCCAGGTGCTCAGCCAGTCAAAACAGCTTCCTGCCTGGCTGCGTGACTCTGACATTCGCGAG TGGCCAAAAGAAACTCAGTCTGATCAGGATTTTATTAAGGAGTGGAAGTTTCCATTTGAAACTAGTAAGAGCAAAGTGCGGCATCTTGAACAATGTCTGGAGCGACTGAAGCAAAGg TGGGAAGAGAGTGTCCAGTGCAGAAGTCTTGAGCAGAGGGAGCGTTTGTGCCAGGAGGTGTTCAGAGTTCATGATGAGGAGTATGAGCTTCTGGAAGCGCTCAAGTTCTTGATGCTGAGGACTGCCATTCATTTGCACTCCGATATGGAGAAGGGCTCTGATGTACCCGAGTTCTGCTGGCTCCTCTTTGCTCGTGACTCATCCAGATGCCCTAAGACGTTCTTCACCAATCACCTCAGACACGTAGGCTTCAGTGGTGGGCTGGAACAG GTGGAGATGTGCCTCCTGGGTTATTCCCTTCAGCAGACGATGCAGGTTGTTCGGCTGTACAAGTGTGAAACTGAAGAGTTTATTATATACTACCCAAACGACCACAAGAAGGACTGGCCTACTTTATGCTTGCTTACAGAAGATGACAGACACTACAATGTACTCGTCTCCCAAAATTCCTCCAAATTTGATGAATATGGTAGGCCAAAGTGGAATCTACCTTCAGATGGACAACCGAGCAAAACAACACGTCTTTAA